Proteins co-encoded in one Vibrio fortis genomic window:
- the rsmB gene encoding 16S rRNA (cytosine(967)-C(5))-methyltransferase RsmB, with protein sequence MNVRAAAANVLFQVVDKGHSLSHALPAAQKTIRPRDHALLQEICYGALRYLPRLESIANQLMDNPLKGKKRVFHHLILVGIYQLSFMRIPSHAAVGETVEATKTLRGQNLSGLINAVLRNYLRDQEALDEAAVSHNAGKYGHPSWILKMLQESYPDQWEQLVEANNSKAPMWLRVNRQHHTRDEYAELLKNENIEYSLHSQAADAIKLAAPCDVTLLPGFDKGWISVQDAAAQLSVDYLTPKDGELILDCCAAPGGKTAHILEHTNDTEVVAIDADPKRLDRVYDNLERLQLRADVICGDARYPQEWWSGEQFDRILLDAPCSATGVIRRHPDIKWLRRASDIQALAELQSEIMDAMWGQLKAGGTMVYATCSITPQENVLQVKAFLERTTDATLVGSDIEQPGRQILPGEEDMDGFYYAVLVKQA encoded by the coding sequence ATGAATGTTCGCGCTGCTGCTGCCAATGTCCTGTTTCAAGTTGTCGATAAAGGCCACTCTCTTTCACACGCACTACCTGCGGCTCAAAAAACGATCCGCCCACGTGACCATGCTCTACTGCAAGAGATCTGTTATGGCGCTCTGCGCTACTTGCCTCGCCTAGAATCTATCGCCAACCAATTAATGGACAACCCGTTAAAAGGCAAGAAACGTGTTTTCCATCACCTGATCCTGGTTGGTATTTACCAACTGAGCTTCATGCGTATCCCTTCGCACGCAGCCGTCGGTGAGACAGTAGAAGCGACCAAAACGCTGCGCGGGCAGAACCTAAGTGGCTTAATCAACGCGGTACTACGCAATTACCTACGCGATCAAGAAGCTCTGGATGAGGCTGCGGTAAGTCACAACGCTGGCAAGTACGGCCACCCAAGCTGGATCCTAAAAATGCTACAAGAAAGCTACCCAGATCAATGGGAGCAACTTGTCGAAGCGAATAACAGCAAGGCACCAATGTGGCTGCGCGTGAACCGCCAGCATCACACCCGTGATGAATACGCTGAGCTACTTAAAAACGAAAACATTGAATACAGTCTGCACTCACAAGCTGCAGATGCCATAAAATTAGCTGCGCCGTGCGATGTCACTCTGCTTCCAGGCTTTGATAAAGGTTGGATTTCGGTACAAGATGCTGCTGCACAATTGTCGGTTGATTACTTGACGCCAAAAGATGGCGAACTGATTCTGGATTGCTGTGCCGCTCCGGGTGGTAAAACTGCACATATCCTTGAGCACACTAACGACACAGAAGTGGTTGCGATCGATGCAGACCCGAAACGTCTAGACCGCGTCTATGACAACCTAGAGCGCCTCCAATTGCGTGCTGATGTCATTTGTGGTGATGCTCGATACCCACAAGAGTGGTGGAGTGGTGAACAATTTGATCGTATTCTGCTTGATGCCCCTTGTTCGGCAACTGGTGTAATTCGCCGCCACCCAGACATCAAGTGGTTACGCCGAGCGTCAGACATTCAAGCACTCGCAGAGCTGCAAAGCGAAATCATGGACGCAATGTGGGGACAATTAAAAGCTGGCGGCACTATGGTGTATGCGACCTGCTCTATCACACCACAAGAGAACGTACTTCAAGTGAAAGCGTTCCTTGAGCGTACGACGGATGCAACACTTGTCGGCTCCGATATCGAACAACCAGGTCGTCAAATATTACCTGGTGAAGAAGATATGGATGGTTTCTACTACGCAGTGTTAGTGAAACAAGCATAA
- the trkA gene encoding Trk system potassium transporter TrkA, with translation MKIIILGAGQVGGTLAENLVGENNDITIVDRDGDRLRELQDKYDLRVVNGYASHPNTLREAGAQDADMLVAVTNMDETNMAACQVAFSLFNTPNRIARIRSPEYLEEKEALFKSGAIPVDHLIAPEELVTSYIERLIQYPGALQVVSFAEQKVSLVAVKAYYGGPLVGNALSALREHMPHIDTRVAAIFRQGRPIRPQGTTIIEADDEVFFVAASNHIRSVMSELQRLEKPYRRVMIVGGGNIGASLAKRLEQSYSIKLIERSYTRAEKLSEELENTIVFCGDAADQELLTEENIDQVDVFIALTNEDETNIMSAMLAKRMGAKKVMVLIQRGAYVDLVQGGVIDIAISPQQATISALLTHVRRADIVNVSSLRRGAAEAIEAIAHGDETTSKVVGRAIGDIKLPPGTTIGAIVRGEEVLIAHDRTVIEQDDHVVMFLVDKKYVPDVESLFQPSPFFL, from the coding sequence ATGAAGATCATTATCCTAGGTGCTGGACAAGTAGGCGGTACCCTTGCTGAGAACTTGGTAGGTGAAAACAATGACATCACTATTGTCGATCGCGATGGCGACCGACTGCGTGAACTTCAGGACAAATATGACCTTAGGGTAGTCAATGGCTATGCCAGCCACCCGAATACACTGCGCGAAGCCGGTGCTCAAGATGCCGATATGTTGGTTGCGGTAACCAATATGGATGAGACAAACATGGCCGCGTGTCAGGTCGCCTTTTCTCTGTTTAATACTCCGAACCGAATTGCCCGTATTCGCTCTCCTGAATACTTGGAAGAGAAAGAAGCACTGTTCAAGTCTGGTGCTATCCCTGTTGACCACCTTATTGCTCCAGAAGAGCTGGTGACCAGCTACATTGAACGCCTAATCCAATACCCGGGCGCACTTCAAGTCGTCAGCTTCGCTGAGCAAAAAGTAAGCCTAGTAGCGGTAAAAGCCTACTATGGTGGCCCACTAGTGGGTAACGCACTGTCAGCGCTGCGCGAGCACATGCCACACATCGATACCCGCGTAGCTGCTATTTTCCGTCAAGGTCGTCCAATTCGACCACAAGGTACTACCATCATTGAAGCCGATGATGAGGTGTTCTTCGTTGCGGCAAGTAACCATATCCGCTCTGTCATGAGTGAGCTACAACGCCTTGAGAAGCCTTATCGCCGCGTCATGATTGTTGGTGGTGGTAACATCGGTGCCAGCTTAGCGAAGCGCCTAGAGCAGAGCTACAGCATCAAGCTGATTGAACGCAGCTACACCCGTGCCGAGAAGTTGTCTGAAGAGCTTGAAAACACCATCGTCTTCTGTGGTGATGCGGCAGACCAAGAACTACTGACCGAAGAAAATATCGACCAAGTAGACGTGTTCATCGCGCTCACCAATGAAGACGAAACCAACATCATGTCAGCAATGTTGGCGAAACGAATGGGTGCTAAGAAGGTAATGGTGCTGATTCAGCGCGGTGCTTACGTCGACCTAGTACAAGGTGGTGTGATTGATATTGCGATATCTCCACAGCAAGCCACAATTTCTGCGCTACTGACGCACGTTCGTCGTGCCGATATCGTCAACGTATCATCTCTACGTCGCGGTGCTGCCGAGGCAATCGAAGCCATTGCTCACGGTGACGAAACCACTTCAAAGGTTGTCGGCCGAGCGATTGGCGACATAAAACTGCCACCAGGTACCACTATTGGTGCGATTGTGCGTGGTGAAGAGGTTCTTATCGCGCACGATAGAACTGTGATCGAACAAGATGACCACGTTGTGATGTTCTTGGTTGATAAAAAATACGTCCCGGACGTTGAGTCGCTATTCCAACCGAGTCCGTTCTTCCTATAA
- a CDS encoding TrkH family potassium uptake protein, with product MVNLRPILLVIGLVLSKLALFMYVPTLVAFFTGTGGFLEFGQSVVITHVIAFICLSLGRTAHFRLGVRDMFLITSLVWTIASAFAALPFVFINHISFTDAYFETMSGITTTGSTVLSGLDNMAPSILLWRSILQWLGGVGFIVMAVAVLPMLNVGGMRLFQTESSDWSDKSSPRAKTVAKNIVAVYLVLTGLCFISYLFAGMGMFDAINHAFTTLSTGGYSTSDGSMNHFSNSAHWVGTLFMFLGGLPFLLFVSALRGRKLAPLYKDAQVRGFTYLFLASSVVISMWLVIRDGYSVMDALRVSMFNIVSVVTTTGFGLEDFTAWGALPTTLFAFLMMAGACSGSTSGGIKIFRFQIAMTMLHKQMMKLIHPSGVFVQRYNQRPVNDDIVRSLVAFGLMFFITIILIAGGLSAMGLDPITSISGAITAVANVGPGMGSVIGPTGNFAPLPDAAKWLLSFGMLMGRLEILTLLVLFFPAFWRR from the coding sequence ATGGTTAACTTACGCCCCATTCTATTGGTTATTGGGTTGGTGCTCTCCAAGCTCGCCCTGTTCATGTATGTGCCAACTCTGGTGGCATTCTTTACGGGAACGGGTGGCTTTCTAGAGTTTGGTCAATCGGTGGTGATCACCCATGTGATCGCCTTTATCTGCCTGAGCTTAGGCCGAACCGCACACTTCCGCCTTGGGGTCAGGGACATGTTCCTTATTACCTCACTAGTTTGGACCATCGCCAGCGCCTTTGCCGCATTGCCATTTGTGTTCATCAACCATATTAGCTTTACCGATGCCTACTTTGAGACCATGTCCGGTATCACCACTACCGGTTCTACCGTTCTCAGTGGTCTAGATAACATGGCGCCTAGTATCCTGCTGTGGCGCTCTATCTTGCAGTGGCTAGGTGGGGTCGGCTTCATTGTGATGGCGGTAGCCGTACTACCAATGCTCAATGTTGGTGGTATGCGCTTATTCCAAACCGAATCGTCGGATTGGTCTGATAAAAGTAGTCCACGCGCTAAAACGGTAGCCAAGAACATTGTTGCCGTGTATCTGGTACTAACAGGGCTGTGCTTTATCAGCTATCTGTTTGCCGGTATGGGGATGTTTGATGCCATCAACCACGCCTTTACTACGCTCTCTACAGGCGGTTACTCCACCTCTGATGGCTCGATGAACCACTTCTCCAACAGTGCGCACTGGGTTGGCACCCTATTTATGTTCCTAGGTGGACTACCTTTCCTACTGTTTGTTAGCGCCCTGCGCGGACGTAAACTCGCCCCGCTTTACAAAGACGCTCAGGTTCGAGGTTTCACTTACCTCTTTCTCGCCTCAAGTGTTGTGATTTCAATGTGGTTAGTGATACGCGACGGCTACTCCGTAATGGATGCTCTGCGTGTGTCGATGTTTAATATCGTCTCTGTGGTCACCACCACAGGGTTTGGCTTAGAAGACTTCACCGCTTGGGGGGCTCTGCCAACAACTCTGTTTGCATTCTTGATGATGGCAGGAGCATGTTCAGGCTCAACCTCTGGTGGCATCAAAATATTCCGTTTCCAGATCGCAATGACCATGCTGCACAAACAGATGATGAAACTGATTCACCCTTCAGGCGTATTTGTTCAGCGTTACAACCAACGGCCAGTCAACGACGACATCGTTCGCTCTTTAGTGGCCTTTGGTTTGATGTTCTTTATTACTATTATCTTAATTGCAGGTGGCTTAAGTGCGATGGGACTCGATCCAATCACCAGCATTTCCGGTGCAATCACCGCGGTGGCCAACGTGGGCCCAGGCATGGGTAGTGTGATTGGTCCAACAGGAAACTTTGCACCACTTCCAGATGCAGCAAAATGGTTGCTAAGTTTTGGTATGCTGATGGGAAGGCTTGAGATCTTGACCCTGTTGGTACTGTTCTTCCCAGCCTTCTGGCGTCGTTAA
- a CDS encoding DUF3157 family protein has translation MRSYLLMASVLLSGTAFADQLITLPDGKQVNLKDDFTWEYVTTKAESEVTTSDASAKPSIAAIPVATAITGTTIKLNDTKPSLQLSKSGVDILLGAASYQDGELIIPTAITNQGTQPIILVSLKVKVLSTDGKVLAEQQVDTWKSIKRMADTYLRPQSSAEGKSIKLALDKQDKYQLQAEVIEVLAR, from the coding sequence ATGCGATCTTACCTATTGATGGCTAGCGTACTACTCAGCGGTACTGCATTCGCTGATCAACTGATCACCCTACCTGATGGCAAACAGGTCAATCTCAAAGATGACTTTACATGGGAGTACGTAACGACCAAAGCTGAATCGGAAGTCACTACTTCGGATGCATCAGCGAAGCCAAGCATCGCTGCGATTCCTGTTGCGACAGCCATTACAGGTACCACGATTAAGCTTAACGATACTAAGCCGAGCTTGCAGTTGTCGAAGTCTGGTGTAGATATTCTACTTGGCGCTGCAAGCTATCAAGATGGTGAACTCATCATTCCAACAGCAATCACTAACCAAGGCACTCAGCCAATCATCTTGGTTTCACTGAAGGTTAAAGTGCTCTCGACAGACGGTAAGGTGCTCGCAGAACAACAGGTTGATACTTGGAAATCCATCAAACGTATGGCTGATACCTACCTTCGCCCACAAAGCAGCGCCGAAGGTAAGTCGATTAAGCTAGCACTGGATAAACAAGACAAGTACCAACTCCAAGCTGAAGTGATTGAGGTTTTGGCTCGCTAA
- the trhA gene encoding PAQR family membrane homeostasis protein TrhA yields the protein MSEANVSEYSEIEERANAITHGLGVVLGVVGLILLLIKADQFNADLLTVASMATYGSSIILLFLASTLYHSITTEKTKRLLKTLDHCAIYLLIAGSYTPFLLVSLRTPLAFGLMGVIWAIALVGIVMKIAFVYRFKRLSLVTYLAMGWLSLIVIYQLAKSVDLGGLILLAAGGVIYSLGVIFYVAKRIPYNHAIWHLFVLAGCACHFFAIYLYVTPV from the coding sequence ATGTCTGAAGCCAACGTCAGTGAATATAGTGAAATAGAAGAGCGAGCCAATGCGATCACACACGGCCTTGGGGTGGTGTTGGGTGTTGTTGGTTTAATCTTACTGCTCATCAAAGCCGATCAGTTCAATGCGGATTTACTTACCGTGGCAAGTATGGCGACCTACGGCAGCAGTATTATCTTGTTGTTTTTGGCTTCCACTCTCTATCATTCGATTACCACCGAAAAAACTAAGCGGTTACTGAAAACCCTCGATCACTGTGCGATCTATTTGTTGATCGCTGGCAGCTACACCCCGTTCTTATTGGTCAGCTTGAGAACGCCGTTGGCTTTTGGGTTAATGGGCGTGATTTGGGCGATAGCCTTGGTCGGTATCGTCATGAAAATTGCCTTTGTGTATCGCTTTAAGCGCTTGTCTTTAGTTACGTATCTAGCAATGGGGTGGCTATCATTGATAGTGATTTATCAACTGGCGAAGAGTGTGGATTTAGGCGGCTTGATCTTGCTGGCTGCGGGCGGAGTTATCTATTCTCTGGGTGTGATTTTCTATGTCGCAAAACGCATCCCATACAACCATGCTATTTGGCACCTGTTTGTATTGGCGGGATGCGCTTGTCATTTCTTTGCTATCTATCTATACGTTACGCCAGTTTAG
- a CDS encoding sporulation protein: MSFLKKTLASFGIGSAKVDSVLQQEVLYPGRKANIIVHVYGGSQPQEIDNIDLNLCCRYIKEVPINPDKQDRGQTRRVHQTYSLAKWSLPYAFTIEPGETRDFECEFDVPLNTPVTIGDAKVWLETGLDIAMAIDPSDKDVLTVRPDELLDGIFNKLEAQGLRIRQVECEAVDGFELPFVQEFEFVPTTGPYHGRWRELEVVAHRDEQELKMWFEIDRNRDGAKGMLASLLGVGKLKRQLSIPLDTSPQQAGEMVIEYLESVS; this comes from the coding sequence ATGTCGTTCTTAAAGAAAACGCTAGCAAGTTTTGGTATTGGATCGGCGAAAGTAGATTCAGTACTGCAGCAAGAAGTGCTTTACCCTGGCCGTAAAGCCAACATTATTGTGCACGTTTACGGTGGCTCTCAACCTCAAGAGATCGATAACATCGACCTCAACTTGTGCTGCCGTTACATCAAGGAAGTTCCTATTAACCCCGATAAGCAAGATCGAGGTCAGACGCGTCGCGTTCATCAAACATACTCACTGGCGAAGTGGAGCCTGCCTTATGCCTTCACGATTGAGCCGGGCGAAACGCGTGATTTCGAGTGCGAGTTTGATGTTCCACTCAATACGCCGGTCACCATTGGTGATGCGAAAGTGTGGTTGGAAACCGGATTAGACATCGCGATGGCAATCGACCCATCTGATAAAGATGTGCTCACGGTTCGTCCTGACGAGTTGCTTGATGGCATCTTTAACAAGCTTGAAGCCCAAGGCTTACGCATTCGACAAGTTGAGTGTGAAGCGGTAGATGGCTTTGAGTTACCGTTTGTTCAAGAGTTTGAGTTTGTACCAACGACTGGGCCCTATCATGGCCGTTGGCGTGAGTTAGAGGTCGTGGCCCATAGAGATGAGCAAGAGCTAAAGATGTGGTTTGAGATCGACCGCAATCGTGATGGTGCTAAAGGTATGTTGGCGAGCCTACTTGGTGTCGGCAAACTCAAACGCCAGCTAAGCATTCCTCTTGATACCTCACCACAGCAAGCCGGTGAGATGGTGATAGAGTATTTGGAGAGCGTCTCTTAG
- a CDS encoding YihD family protein: MKCHRIEELIELMEPEWQKDQELNLLEFIIKLSKEAGYEGKLEDLTDDVLIYHLKMRNSQKDEMIPGLKKDQEDDFKTAILKARGII; the protein is encoded by the coding sequence ATGAAATGCCATCGCATTGAAGAGCTGATCGAGCTAATGGAGCCTGAGTGGCAAAAAGACCAAGAGCTAAACCTGCTCGAATTCATTATTAAGCTATCTAAAGAAGCAGGCTACGAAGGTAAATTGGAAGATCTCACCGATGACGTACTGATCTACCACCTTAAGATGCGCAACAGCCAAAAAGACGAGATGATCCCTGGCCTGAAAAAAGACCAAGAAGACGATTTCAAAACTGCAATCCTAAAAGCACGCGGCATCATCTAG
- the ccoG gene encoding cytochrome c oxidase accessory protein CcoG: MSQDKIDIKDVTPKTFNPKTHKGNGDRFNPNNRIYVRESKGKFQQLRRYGGWFLLLLFALIPWIPFGERQAILLDIGNQQFNFFGTTLYPQDLTLLAILFMIAAFGLFFITTFLGRVWCGYLCPQTVWTFMYIWFEEKLEGSANKRKKQDSGKLTPNLMMRKTIKHIAWWAIALATGLTFVGYFIPVKELVVGFFTFDASFWPVFWVLFFAGCTYANAGWMRSIVCLHMCPYARFQSAMFDKDTFIVGYDTERGESRGPRSRKADPKALGLGDCIDCNLCVQVCPTGIDIRDGLQYECINCGACIDACDQTMDRMGYEKGLINYTTEHRLEGHNTKVMRPKLLGYGGVLLLMIGLFFVQVASVDPAGLTVLRDRNQLFRINTQGFVENTYTLKIINKTQQVQEYDLSVSGLPEAIWYGKQTVAVDPGEVLNLPISLGADPEKLSSPVSTIQFILSDNEEFTMEVESRFIKKL, encoded by the coding sequence ATGAGTCAGGATAAAATCGATATCAAAGATGTGACTCCTAAAACCTTTAATCCCAAGACACATAAAGGTAATGGAGATCGATTTAACCCCAATAACCGCATCTACGTGCGTGAAAGCAAGGGTAAGTTCCAACAACTGCGCCGCTATGGTGGCTGGTTCCTACTGCTATTGTTTGCGCTGATCCCGTGGATACCGTTTGGAGAGCGACAAGCCATACTGCTCGATATTGGTAATCAGCAGTTTAATTTCTTTGGTACCACGCTCTACCCTCAGGACCTCACCCTGCTGGCGATTCTATTCATGATCGCGGCCTTCGGCCTGTTCTTTATTACCACCTTTTTAGGCCGGGTTTGGTGTGGCTATTTGTGTCCGCAAACCGTTTGGACCTTTATGTACATCTGGTTTGAAGAGAAACTCGAGGGTTCTGCCAACAAACGTAAGAAGCAAGACTCAGGCAAACTCACACCGAATCTAATGATGCGTAAGACCATTAAGCACATCGCTTGGTGGGCAATTGCCTTAGCAACAGGTCTCACCTTTGTTGGTTACTTTATTCCTGTTAAAGAACTAGTCGTTGGTTTCTTCACCTTTGACGCTTCGTTCTGGCCTGTATTTTGGGTGCTGTTCTTCGCTGGCTGTACCTACGCCAATGCGGGTTGGATGCGTTCAATCGTATGTCTACACATGTGTCCGTATGCTCGTTTCCAATCTGCGATGTTTGATAAAGATACCTTTATCGTTGGCTATGACACAGAGCGTGGTGAAAGCCGTGGCCCTCGTTCACGCAAAGCCGACCCTAAAGCACTGGGCTTGGGTGACTGTATCGACTGTAACTTGTGTGTTCAGGTATGTCCGACTGGTATCGATATCCGTGATGGCCTGCAATATGAGTGTATTAACTGTGGCGCTTGTATCGATGCCTGTGACCAAACTATGGATCGCATGGGATATGAGAAAGGGCTGATCAACTACACGACAGAACACCGCCTGGAAGGTCACAATACTAAAGTAATGCGACCGAAACTATTGGGTTACGGTGGCGTGCTACTACTGATGATTGGTTTGTTCTTTGTTCAGGTCGCAAGTGTCGATCCAGCTGGTTTAACTGTGCTTCGTGACCGCAACCAACTATTCAGAATCAACACTCAAGGCTTTGTTGAGAACACCTACACGCTCAAAATCATCAACAAAACCCAACAGGTTCAAGAGTACGATTTAAGTGTTAGCGGGTTACCTGAAGCTATCTGGTATGGTAAGCAGACTGTTGCTGTCGACCCAGGCGAAGTATTGAACCTGCCAATCAGCTTGGGAGCCGATCCAGAAAAACTCAGCTCACCAGTTTCGACAATTCAGTTTATACTCTCGGATAATGAAGAGTTTACGATGGAAGTTGAAAGCCGCTTTATCAAGAAGCTCTAA
- a CDS encoding serine/threonine protein kinase has product MTEQAFNFDNLTPDFMWYALESIGVRAESGLLALNSYENRVYQFSDEDRKRYVVKFYRPQRWTKEQIQEEHDFALDLIEQEIPVAPPIKINGQTLHEYQGYLFALFDSVGGRQYEVDNLDQLEGVGRFLGRIHKASSEKLFQHRPTISLKEYLHQPRKILENSRFIPTHIESAFFNDLDMLIKALEEQWSDSSKIIRLHGDCHPGNILWRDGPMFVDLDDARNGPAVQDLWMLLSGERQDKLMQLDILLEAYQEFCDFNSAELKLIEPLRGLRMVHYMAWLAKRWDDPAFPLAFPWFNDPKYWEQQVLACKEQIATLQEPPLSLMPQW; this is encoded by the coding sequence ATGACCGAACAAGCTTTTAACTTTGACAACCTGACGCCTGATTTCATGTGGTACGCCCTCGAAAGTATTGGAGTTCGTGCCGAGTCAGGCCTATTGGCGCTCAATAGCTACGAAAACCGCGTCTATCAATTTAGCGATGAAGACCGTAAGCGCTATGTTGTGAAGTTCTACCGCCCACAACGCTGGACTAAAGAGCAGATCCAAGAAGAGCATGATTTCGCGCTCGATCTCATTGAACAGGAGATCCCTGTCGCACCACCGATTAAGATCAACGGTCAAACCCTGCATGAGTATCAAGGCTATCTGTTTGCGTTGTTTGATAGTGTCGGAGGGCGTCAATACGAAGTGGATAACCTGGATCAGTTGGAAGGCGTAGGTCGCTTTCTCGGGCGTATCCATAAAGCGAGTTCTGAAAAGCTATTTCAACACCGGCCAACCATCAGCCTCAAGGAATACCTACATCAACCACGCAAGATCTTAGAGAATTCACGCTTTATCCCAACACACATCGAATCGGCTTTCTTCAATGATCTCGACATGTTGATTAAGGCACTCGAAGAACAGTGGTCTGACTCAAGTAAAATTATTCGCCTACATGGCGATTGTCATCCAGGCAATATTTTATGGCGTGATGGGCCGATGTTTGTCGATCTTGACGATGCGCGTAATGGTCCAGCGGTTCAAGACCTATGGATGCTCCTCAGTGGTGAACGCCAAGATAAACTGATGCAGCTCGATATTCTTTTAGAGGCTTATCAAGAGTTCTGCGACTTTAACAGCGCAGAATTGAAACTTATTGAACCACTGCGCGGTCTACGTATGGTGCATTACATGGCATGGCTAGCTAAGCGGTGGGACGATCCAGCGTTTCCTCTGGCCTTCCCATGGTTTAACGACCCGAAATACTGGGAGCAACAAGTACTTGCTTGTAAAGAGCAGATTGCTACCCTACAGGAGCCACCACTTTCGTTAATGCCTCAGTGGTAA
- a CDS encoding thiol:disulfide interchange protein DsbA/DsbL, with product MKKLFAFFSLVMLSLSAHAAQFNEGEHYKVLDLEPSKKPVVTEFFSFYCPHCNSFEPIIQQLKKQLPEGVKLQKNHVSFMGGAMGKPMSKAYATMIALKVEDKMVPVMFNRIHNMNKAPRDEEELRQIFLDEGVDAKKFDAAYKGFAVDSMVRRFDKAFKDSGLSGVPAVVVNNRYLVDAQGINSLDEYFALVNFLLKK from the coding sequence ATGAAAAAGCTATTCGCATTTTTCTCATTAGTTATGCTGAGCTTATCAGCTCATGCAGCGCAGTTTAACGAAGGTGAGCACTACAAAGTTCTAGATCTAGAGCCTTCAAAAAAACCTGTGGTTACTGAGTTTTTCTCATTCTACTGCCCACACTGTAATAGCTTCGAACCAATTATTCAGCAGCTAAAAAAACAGCTGCCTGAAGGCGTTAAGCTTCAGAAGAACCACGTATCCTTTATGGGTGGTGCGATGGGTAAACCAATGAGTAAAGCATACGCGACTATGATTGCTCTAAAAGTTGAAGACAAAATGGTCCCAGTGATGTTTAACCGCATCCACAACATGAACAAAGCACCGCGTGATGAAGAAGAGTTGCGTCAAATCTTCCTAGACGAAGGTGTTGATGCGAAGAAATTTGATGCTGCATATAAAGGCTTCGCCGTTGACTCTATGGTTCGTCGCTTTGACAAAGCATTCAAAGACAGCGGCCTATCGGGTGTACCAGCAGTCGTGGTTAACAACCGCTACCTAGTCGATGCGCAAGGTATCAACTCTTTAGATGAGTACTTTGCATTGGTTAACTTCTTATTGAAGAAGTAA
- a CDS encoding DUF2860 domain-containing protein, translating into MKFKITLIALSIAATPAFAKLADEQGFSGEVSINAGVTSSTSNFNTDGDSTITSNTQEASSESSFLVAPLGNIAYTFGERLNHQVYTGTARDDVATGTVVLEVGYKYQLQSGMVIDASVLPTIMSGETWANPYDTNVSRTETDETGNAFRLKLSSIAGSPFSLDMAYATRDVKQDNVSDELKRDGNALYLKGQYRQPLSRSLMLVPSIIYQTRDADGSAESYDQIGAEVSLFGVAGRHQYVLTAGYNQRDYDGGNSLYNNTVRSDDNINLFAAYEYEKFMNWDNWSFISLAGYGTSDSNITFYDESQYIVSVGMNYKF; encoded by the coding sequence ATGAAATTCAAGATTACGTTAATAGCGTTGAGCATTGCAGCAACCCCTGCTTTTGCCAAATTGGCCGATGAACAAGGCTTCAGCGGTGAAGTCTCCATCAATGCCGGAGTTACCTCGTCTACTTCAAACTTTAATACCGATGGCGATAGCACTATCACCTCGAATACACAAGAAGCCTCCTCTGAAAGCTCCTTCTTGGTGGCACCACTGGGCAACATTGCTTACACCTTTGGTGAACGCCTAAATCATCAAGTTTATACAGGTACTGCGCGAGATGACGTAGCGACAGGTACCGTTGTACTCGAAGTCGGCTATAAATATCAGCTGCAATCGGGAATGGTGATTGATGCTTCAGTTCTGCCAACCATAATGTCCGGAGAAACCTGGGCTAACCCTTATGACACCAATGTATCTCGTACTGAAACCGATGAGACAGGTAACGCCTTTCGTCTGAAACTAAGCAGTATTGCCGGCTCACCATTTTCACTGGATATGGCCTACGCGACCAGGGATGTTAAGCAAGATAACGTGTCTGATGAGCTCAAACGTGATGGCAATGCTCTCTACTTAAAAGGTCAGTATCGACAACCTCTTAGTCGCAGCCTAATGCTTGTTCCATCCATCATCTACCAAACCCGAGATGCTGATGGTAGTGCTGAGTCTTATGATCAAATTGGTGCTGAGGTTAGCCTATTTGGCGTAGCAGGACGCCATCAATACGTACTTACAGCAGGCTATAACCAACGAGATTACGACGGTGGTAATTCCCTGTACAACAACACCGTCCGTAGTGACGACAACATCAACCTGTTTGCTGCTTATGAATACGAAAAATTCATGAACTGGGACAACTGGTCATTCATTTCATTGGCAGGCTATGGCACCAGTGATTCCAACATTACTTTCTACGATGAGTCTCAATACATCGTTTCTGTTGGTATGAACTACAAGTTCTAA